A window from Salvelinus sp. IW2-2015 linkage group LG5, ASM291031v2, whole genome shotgun sequence encodes these proteins:
- the LOC111964116 gene encoding inositol polyphosphate 5-phosphatase K-like, whose amino-acid sequence MDQMQHKQSSTDPARPSGQPGRKTFPGPALPRRPTAQDTSIPSPTGGSGKLPGLASGVRQMPDQVRLEHVQPGSSPAVPVYFSRPRPTALNSSRDSEADMKDKASIPNRIPGPHSSISLSQSPAESSLLSRNPQSPHSTQPYTGQPYLIPQPNLPQPCLTPPSSLSPKPGSSPQSQRTSSPLGAMENQPQTEGETDHGFRVHIVTWNVGSAVPPDDVASLFGPHAGDGSTDMFIIGLQEMNSMINKRLKDALFHDQWSELCMDTLSRFGYVLVASQRMQGVLLLVFSKFCHLPFLRGVQTEKTRTGLGGYWGNKGGVSARMTMFGHPVCFLNCHLPAHMRNLEQRMEDFESILQQQQFDGATASGVLDHDVVFWFGDLNFRIEDYDIHVVKSAIDSNKLPLLWERDQLNIAKNSESILDGFLEGPLKFPPTYKFDVGTHTYDTSSKKRKPAWTDRILWRLRCTGSPVPTHNAALQRGLTSWLGGATKVVQHSYRSHMGYTCSDHKPVSAVFSLHFPFKVDLPLVTLEYEKEWTKVSDATVRFTVRSSFQRSSWDWVAIYKVGFKHHKDYVAYVWAKADHGSQVTFTEEDLPRDAGEYILGFYSNNMNTIIGVTLPFQIHVPVRSPTAPPVCRSDSSDVSSEDDSTLVLLAPASSRSPSPGKGKHHHRHRRSRSPAHSNTPMPSLQGLSLHPRPLEGLPSSRSPCSAAKKERLVSPQDTLPSPISPLTPRSPVSPGGGVSAPEALIAAILGEHRPTQVTPTGGRSPGKTGETSL is encoded by the exons ATGGATCAAATGCAGCATAAACAAAGCAGCACAGATCCAGCCAGACCCTCTGGACAACCTGGGAGGAAAACCTTTCCAGGACCTGCTCTACCCCGGCGACCAACAGCTCAGGACACCTCTATCCCCAGTCCCACAGGGGGGTCTGGGAAACTCCCAGGACTGGCCTCAGGTGTACGTCAGATGCCAGACCAGGTGAGGCTGGAGCATGTACAACCTGGGTCCAGTCCTGCAGTTCCAGTCTATTTCAGCCGTCCCAGACCTACTGCACTAAATTCCTCCAGAGATTCAGAGGCTGATATGAAGGATAAGGCCTCTATTCCAAACCGCATTCCTGGACCACACAGCTCCATCTCCCTGTCCCAGTCCCCTGCAGAGTCTTCCCTGTTGTCCCGCAACCCTCAGAGTCCTCACAGCACTCAGCCTTACACCGGCCAGCCTTACCTCATCCCCCAGCCTAACCTGCCTCAGCCCTGCCTCACCCCACCATCCAGCCTCAGCCCCAAACCAGGCTCCAGTCCACAGTCCCAGAGGACCAGCTCCCCTCTGGGCGCTATGGAGAATCAGCCACAGACTGAAGGAGAAACGGATCACGGTTTCAG GGTGCACATTGTCACATGGAATGTGGGCTCTGCTGTTCCCCCTGATGACGTCGCATCTCTGTTTGGGCCACATGCTGGCGATGGGAGCACAGACATGTTTATCATTGG GCTTCAGGAAATGAACTCTATGATCAACAAGCGGCTGAAGGACGCTCTCTTCCACGACCAGTGGAGTGAGCTCTGCATGGACACACTCAGTCGCTTTGGATATGTGCTG GTGGCGTCCCAGCGTATGCAGGGGGTGCTGTTGCTGGTGTTCTCTAAATTCTGCCATCTTCCATTCCTGAGGGGGGTGCAGACAGAGAAAACACGCACAGGCCTCGGGGGCTACTGG GGTAATAAAGGGGGTGTAAGTGCGAGGATGACGATGTTCGGCCACCCGGTGTGTTTCCTGAACTGTCACCTGCCGGCTCACATGCGGAACCTGGAGCAGCGCATGGAGGACTTTGAGAGCATCCTGCAGCAACAGCAGTTTGATGGCGCGACCGCCTCGGGTGTGCTGGACCATGA CGTGGTGTTCTGGTTTGGGGATCTTAACTTCCGCATCGAGGACTATGACATTCATGTGGTGAAGAGTGCCATTGACAGCAATAAGCTCCCTTTGCTGTGGGAGCGAGACCAG CTTAACATAGCCAAAAACAGTGAGTCCATCTTAGATGGCTTCTTGGAAGGCCCTCTCAAATTTCCCCCCACATATAAGTTTGACGTGGGGACACACACATACGACACCAG CAGTAAGAAGCGAAAGCCAGCATGGACAGACCGTATCTTGTGGCGTCTGCGTTGTACGGGCTCCCCTGTTCCTACCCACAATGCCGCTCTGCAGCGTGGCCTAACCTCGTGGCTGGGTGGGGCAACCAAGGTGGTGCAACACTCCTACCGCAGTCACATGGGCTACACCTGCAGCGACCACAAACCGGTCTCTGCTGTCTTCTCATTACAT TTCCCATTCAAAGTGGACCTTCCTCTTGTAACGTTAGAGTATGAGAAGGAGTGGACTAAAGTTTCTGACGCTACAGTCAGATTCACTGTGAGGTCCAGCTTCCAGCGCAGCTCATGGGACTGGGTTGCAATATACAAG GTTGGGTTCAAACATCACAAGGACTATGTAGCATATGTGTGGGCCAAGGCAGATCATGGGTCACAG GTGACATTTACAGAGGAGGATTTACCCAGGGATGCAGGGGAATACATTTTGGGTTTCTACAGCAACAACATGAATACCATTATCGGAGTGACATTGCCCTTTCAG ATCCATGTTCCTGTGCGCAGCCCGACAGCCCCACCAGTATGCCGCTCAGACAGTTCTGATGTCAGCTCGGAGGATGACAGCACACTGGTCCTGCTGGCCCCTGCTAGCTCCCGCAGCCCAAGCCCTGGAAAAGGCAAACACCACCATCGTCACCGCCGCAGCCGCAGTCCTGCTCACTCCAACACCCCCATGCCCTCCCTGCAGGGCCTCAGCTTGCACCCTCGTCCCCTAGAGGGGCTACCAAGCAGCCGCTCACCCTGCTCTGCAGCTAAGAAGGAGCGCCTGGTCTCCCCCCAGGACACCCTGCCGTCGCCCATCAGCCCACTCACGCCCCGCAGCCCTGTGTCCCCCGGGGGTGGGGTCTCAGCCCCAGAGGCTCTGATCGCTGCCATCCTGGGGGAACACAGGCCAACTCAGGTCACCCCCACAGGGGGCAGGTCACCAGGCAAGACTGGAGAGACAAGTTTATGA